From a region of the Arachis ipaensis cultivar K30076 chromosome B09, Araip1.1, whole genome shotgun sequence genome:
- the LOC107617063 gene encoding cytochrome P450 714C2-like: MMMMNIKGVVLAGLSLVLLHVVNELLLKPRSLRSKLQKQGIHGPSPHFYFGNIPEKKKILEQHQVHNVASSHQDKDKGVSSSISHRWYYNLFPHVVKWRRQYGPIYLFSSGSVEWLVVSDIEMVKEITLYTSVNLGKPSLQSRELGPLLGQGILSSSGPIWVHQRKIIAPSLYLDKVKEMVNLIVHSTNITLKSWESRLNNEGEALDLRIDDDLRSLSADIIARACFGINYVEGNEIFSKLRDLQNLLSAKEAGIPGFRCLPIKRNREIWRLEKEVNSMISKIIDERLKQDAEEQDLLQMILEGAKSCEGNDGILSDSISRDRFIIDNCKNIFFAGHESTAITASWCLMLLAIHQDWQDRVRAEVLQVCGNNPPHASMLRKMKMLTMVIQETMRLYPVAAFVSRSALEDIHLKGILIPKGMNIEISVPILMQDPEIWGHDSHEFNPERFSNGIVGACKFPQAYVPFGLGARICAGQHLAMTELKVILCLILIKFRISLSQSYCHSPDFRLVIEPGHGVILNITRI; this comes from the exons atgatgatgatgaacatAAAGGGTGTTGTCTTAGCAGGGTTGTCGTTGGTGTTGTTGCATGTTGTGAATGAGTTGTTGTTGAAGCCAAGATCATTGAGATCAAAGCTTCAGAAGCAGGGTATTCATGGACCTTCTCCTCACTTCTACTTTGGTAACATCCCAGAAAAGAAGAAGATTCTAGAACAACATCAAGTTCATAATGTTGCATCTTCACACCAAGACAAAGACAAAGGTGTTTCTTCTTCTATATCTCACAGGTGGTATTACAATTTGTTTCCTCATGTTGTAAAATGGAGAAGACAATATG GTCCCATATACTTGTTTTCTTCTGGGAGTGTAGAGTGGTTGGTGGTGTCTGATATAGAAATGGTGAAAGAAATCACCCTTTACACATCTGTGAATCTAGGGAAGCCTTCTCTTCAATCCAGAGAATTAGGGCCACTCTTAGGTCAAGGTATATTGTCATCAAGTGGACCAATTTGGGTTCATCAGAGGAAGATCATTGCTCCTTCATTATACCTTGATAAGGTCAAG GAAATGGTTAACTTGATTGTTCACTCCACAAATATAACACTCAAGTCTTGGGAAAGTAGACTCAATAATGAAGGAGAGGCTTTGGACCTTAGAATCGACGACGATTTGCGAAGCTTGTCAGCCGACATAATCGCAAGAGCTTGTTTTGGGATCAATTATGTTGAAGGAAATGAAATATTTTCAAAGCTTAGAGATCTTCAAAACCTCTTGTCTGCaaaggaagctggaattccaggctTTAG ATGCCTGCCAAttaaaagaaacagagagatatGGAGATTGGAGAAAGAGGTAAACTCAATGATATCAAAGATCATAGACGAGCGGTTGAAGCAAGATGCAGAAGAGCAAGATCTTTTACAAATGATACTTGAAGGTGCAAAGAGTTGTGAGGGGAATGATGGAATCTTATCAGATTCGATATCTCGCGACAGGTTCATAATAGATAACTGCAAGAACATATTCTTTGCTGGACATGAGAGTACTGCAATTACAGCATCATGGTGCTTGATGTTGCTAGCCATACACCAGGATTGGCAAGATCGAGTTAGGGCCGAGGTTCTTCAAGTTTGTGGCAACAATCCTCCACATGCAAGTATGCTTAGAAAAATGAAGATG CTGACCATGGTGATTCAAGAGACAATGCGGCTTTATCCGGTGGCGGCGTTTGTGTCGAGATCAGCATTGGAAGACATTCATTTGAAAGGTATCCTAATTCCAAAAGGAATGAACATTGAGATTTCAGTCCCAATACTAATGCAAGACCCTGAGATTTGGGGTCATGATTCACACGAGTTCAATCCAGAAAGATTCTCAAATGGGATTGTTGGAGCTTGCAAATTCCCACAAGCATATGTTCCATTTGGATTAGGGGCTAGGATTTGTGCTGGACAACACTTAGCCATGACAGAATTGAAGGTGATTTTGTGTCTCATTTTGATCAAGTTTAGGATATCTTTGTCTCAGAGTTATTGCCATTCACCTGACTTCCGTTTGGTTATAGAACCTGGCCATGGTGTTATTCTAAATATCACAAGAATTTAG
- the LOC107618480 gene encoding acetylornithine aminotransferase, mitochondrial has protein sequence MSTIHICLNHSISQSSYNIRKLFNLEREKASARGRAAVIRTNCKSVVPKACLNVDVEAASAGKVGSAKANAVIEMEGKYLVGTYARAPVVLERGQGCKVYDVEGREYLDLSAGIAVNALGHGDTEWLKAVVSQAGTLTHVSNMYYTIPQIELAKRLVACSFADRVFFTNSGTEANEAAIKFARKYQRHTCTDGKAAATEFIAFSNCFHGRTMGALALTSKVHYRAPFEPVMPGVTFVEYGNADAAIERIKQGNIAAVFVEPIQGEGGIYSATREFLESLRRACDETGALLVFDEVQCGLGRSGYLWAHEAYGVFPDIMTLAKPLAGGLPIGTVLVTERVASAINYGDHGSTFAGNPLVCNAALAVLDKISKPEFLSSVCKKGLYFKDLLKQKLGGNRHVREIRGLGLIIGIDLDVPASPLVDACRNSGLLVLTAGKGNVVRLVPPLIITEQEIEQAAEILSQALPVLDEDNQK, from the exons ATGAGTACCATTCACATTTGTCTGAACCATTCAATTTCTCAATCATCTTACAACATTAGGAAACTATTCAATTTGGAGAGAGAAAAAGCTTCGGCCAGAGGAAGAGCAGCAGTTATTCGAACGAATTGCAAAAGCGTTGTTCCGAAGGCATGCCTTAATGTGGATGTTGAAGCAGCTAGTGCCGGGAAGGTAGGATCAGCAAAGGCTAATGCAGTGATTGAGATGGAAGGGAAGTATTTAGTGGGAACGTATGCTAGAGCACCTGTGGTTCTTGAGAGGGGGCAAGGTTGTAAGGTATATGATGTCGAGGGGCGAGAGTATTTGGATTTGAGTGCCGGGATTGctgtcaatgcacttgggcatgGGGATACAGAATGGTTGAAAGCAGTCGTATCACAAGCCGGCACCCTTACTCATGTCAGCAATATGTATTATACAATTCCTCAG ATAGAACTAGCAAAGCGTCTAGTGGCTTGTTCTTTTGCTGATCGTGTATTTTTCACTAATTCCGGAACCGAAGCTAACGAAGCAGCTATTAAATTCGCAAGAAAGTATCAGAGGCATACATGTACTGACGGAAAAGCAGCGGCAACAGAATTTATAGCTTTTAGCAACTGTTTCCATGGGAGAACAATGGGAGCACTTGCTTTGACTAGTAAAGTGCATTACAGAGCACCTTTTGAACCTGTTATGCCCGGGGTGACATTTGTAGAGTATGGAAATGCAGATGCTGCAATAGAACGGATTAAGCAGGGGAATATTGCTGCAGTTTTTGTCGAGCCAATCCAAGGAGAAGGTGGAATATACAGTGCCACAAGAGAATTTTTAGAGTCTCTACGCCGAGCTTGTGATGAAACTGGGGCACTTCTTGTGTTTGATGAG GTCCAATGTGGTCTAGGTCGATCTGGGTATCTTTGGGCACATGAGGCATATGGTGTCTTCCCAGATATCATGACCCTTGCCAAGCCTCTCGCCGGCGGTCTGCCCATTGGAACGGTCCTAGTGACCGAGAGAGTCGCGTCTGCTATAAATTATGGTGACCATGGAAGTACTTTTGCAGGAAACCCTCTAGTGTGTAATGCTGCTCTTGCTGTTTTGGATAAAATCTCAAAACCTGAGTTCCTCTCTTCTGTATGCAAGAAAGGCCTATATTTCAAAGACCTACTTAAGCAGAAGTTAGGAGGAAACAGACATGTCAGAGAAATCCGTGGTCTTGGCCTAATCATAGGGATCGATCTAGATGTACCTGCCTCACCCCTTGTCGACGCGTGCCGAAATTCCGGCCTCCTGGTATTAACGGCTGGAAAAGGAAATGTTGTTAGGCTTGTTCCACCATTGATCATAACTGAGCAGGAGATTGAGCAAGCAGCTGAAATTCTATCCCAAGCTTTGCCAGTTCTTGATGAGGATAATCAAAAGTAA